The Leptospira bandrabouensis genomic sequence AATTTCGTTATAGACATCGTTATTATACTGCTTTTCGTATAACATCACAAAGACGTCGCATACTTTTCCCACGATATCATCCATAAGAAGGATCATGAGGCGGCGTTTTTGGTCATAAATCCGAAAGGAAAAAATATGAAGCAGTTTCATCGCAAGGGCCGGGTTTTTCGTCATTAACATTTCGAAATTCGCACGGTTGAAGTTCAGAGCTTTCACTTCAGTTACAGCAATGGCAGTGGCAGAACGAGGTTGTTCCTCTAAAATAGCCATCTCTCCCAAAATATCCCCAGCTTCCAATACATCCAAGGTTTTGATACTGGTTCCAATGGTTTTTGTGATTTTGACTTTTCCTTCTTTGATCAAATAAAAATCATTTCCAGGTTCGTATTCACAAAACAATACTTCGTTCGGTTGGAATACTTTTCCAAATTTGCCAAACATGGCTTCTAACATTTGGTCGTTCACTATTTGCCTCCTTTGAGTTTGGATTTAGCATCTTCCGAGATACTATCATCCAAAGGTGGCATCTGTGTTACCTTTTGGAATAACTGTTTGGCTTTTTCTTTTTCGCCGGATGCTTCTGTAGCAAGTGCTAGGTGGTAAAGGTTTTCTTTGAGTAAAAGACCTTTGGGGTATTTTTTAATAAAATTAGAAAAATGAGTTATCGCACCGGGATAGTCCTTGGCTTTGAAACTAGACTTACCCATATAAAATAATGAGTTTTCTACAAACTGTTCTTCTTCCTGGGTAACCGAATCTGTCCTTTCCGAGACCATTTTAAAAAGGTCGATGGATTCTGCATATTTCCCTGCATTCATTAGAGTCGAAGCTTTGTCATATTGGGAAAGAATGGAATTGGGATCCACGCTGGAACTTGCGTTTTGTGCGGGAACTGCCATCGTTTTTAACATTTCCTGAAGTTTGCCTGCTTGGGCACCAGGTTCTGGTTTGTAAACTAACTCTTGTATGGTGAGAGGAAAAGGGGTTTTTTTACGAGCTAAATCGACGAGTTGGCGGGCTCGGTCAACGTACATTCCGTCCGGATAATGTTGTAAGTATTTTTCGAATGCGTAAGCGGCATGTTCAAAGTTTCCATTTTTGTAAAAAACTTCGGCAACGTTCATGAGTTCAAAGGCTGGGTTCTTAGCTTCCCCTTGTCCGAGGATTTCCCTAACCTGGCGATGAACCTGGCGGAGTTGGCTTGAGAAAACTTTCAGCATTTTGATGATGAGATGGGTTTTGTCTGAGACAAATTTCTCGAATTCGGGGACTTTGAAGACAAGAACTGTAGCGGCTCCTATGACTTGTGCCGTTTCTTCCCTTGGGTAACGACCGATGGCACTCTTCACTCCGAAAAACTCACCGAGTTTTACATCTTCTTTGAGTTCCACGCCGTTGATATTCGTGTAAGTTAGTACAACACGACCTTTTTGTAGTACAAAGATATCCTCCGCCTTATCTTTCTCGAAGTAGACGATGGAACCTCCTTTGTAATTACGTACTATAGGACCTGACAACTCATGCCTCGCTTGCGCTTCATTTTCAAAAATTAGGTAAAAAAGCCAAACTCTTTTTATAACCGACACTGTCAGAAACTTGTTTCAGGAGTTTTTTTGGTGAACCAGCTACGAGTTTCGTTTTTCCATCAATGGAAAATTCTTCTGTTTCTAAACCGAAATGAACAAAGAGTGACTTGTATTCTTCTGACCCATAAATCGGGTATCCATCGATGACAACAAGATCAATATGTTTCCATGTAAGTTCGGAAACATTTATCTCTGCATTATGTTTATCATCGTTGATTACAAGTAAATCGGCAGAAAGACCAGGCATCATGGCATCTGGATTACCCAATCGAAATGCCTTTCTTGGGTTTTCTGTAATCATTTTTAATAGAGTTGATTCCGGTAATTCTTCCCCATACAAACCAAAATAAATCGATTTTGCTGTTTTTAATTCTTCTAATAAATGGAGTGATCCACTTGCGGAATAATCTGTCCCCAAACATACATTAACTCCCATATCTAAAAAAAGTTTGATATTGGTTGTTTTTCCAAAAATATGTAAATTAGAAGTTGGGCACCAAACTACGGATGCACCTTTTTCTAGAATTTTTTCAACTTCTTTTAGGCCAAAAGGCAAACAGTGAACGAGTACAGAATGTCCGCCAAGGGCATCCATTTTTTCTAAAAGGCGAAGGGATTGTTTGGAATCATCATCGACTCCTTCTGCCAAATGTGTGACAAAGGGAAGACCTGCATGTTCTGCCATACGATATTCAAGTGCAGGTCCTTCGCCCCAACCTAAACTATAGTTTCCGATCGAATGAGCTAAAGTGTAATCGGAGATGAGTTTGACAGGAAGGATTCCTCGAAATGGATTTTGAACATGATGAGGAATATGGTCAAATACGGTTGTGACACCAGAGAATAAATTTTTATAAGCACCTAGATAATATAAAATTTCTGGATCTACTTGTTGGCGTTCTGCAAACACTCCTGAACTTTTATAAAGATTATCATAAGACAACCAAGACTGGTGTTTTTCTGTTCCTCCTACTTTCGGTAGGTAACTTGCGAGTAAATGGTCATGGGAATTGATAAAACCTGGATAAACTTTTTTTCCCTTCAAGGAAATTGTCACTGTATCGTTGTTTGGTGAAAGATTTGTGTCGATGGCAGAAATTTTTTCACCATCCACAATAAGATCACTGGTTTCTAATTTTCCATTTCGATACAGAGAAGCCGATTGGAAGAGGACCGAGTTTCCCATTAAATGCCAACCTCCAAAATTCGTTCCGGATTTAGGTTTTGTTTTTGCCTGTTCATTTGGAAATAGAGGCCTTTGTCTTTTGATAGAATTCCGAGACGATCTTTTGAATTTACTTGTTGTCCTTCGGTCACTTGGATTCGTTCCAAGTTCCCATAAACAGAATAAAGGCCGTTTTGGTGTTCTAGGATGACAAAGTTTTCATACCCATCCATATAATCTACATGGACCACTTTTCCAGGTAGGCTTGCCCGTACAAGAGAAGAGTTTCCTCGCTGGAATTGGATTCCTTTGTGAGGATCATACGTAAGTTCGGAGTATTTTTTTAAGACTTTTTCTTTTTGGGTCAAGGGAAAGGCAGGTTTTTCCTTCAGAATTGATTCTTGGGAAACCGCAAGTTTTTCATTTCCTTTGGGAATTCGTAAAACTTCCCTTTCATACAAGTTTTCACTGGTGGTGCGACCATTTAACTTTGCTAAGGTTTCTGGTGAAATTTTGAATTTTCTGGCAATCCCAAACCAAGAATCCCCTTTGGTCACACGGTAGGAAGAGGGGATTTCCGCTTTTGGATTTTGTTTCGGGGAAAGAGAGGATCCAAACAAAATCCCTAATAAAATTAGAATGTATCGAAATTTTCGCACTCGTGATCCCTTCTAGAAGTATCGACAGCTAAAAGAGAGAGGGCAATAAAAAAGGCGGGAGAACCCGCCTTTTCCAAAATCGAACCTTGAGACGAAGGATTATTCTTCGTCTTTGTTGTTGACCTTGTATTTTTTCATAAGCTCGTCTGCTACGTTTCTTGGAACAGGAGCATACTTGGAAAATTCCATTGCAAACTCAGCTTTTCCTTGAGTAGAAGAACGAAGCACTGTGGAGTATCCAAACATATCAGCTAGAGGAACTTCTGCTTCAATTTTAGCATATCCGTTCTCTTCAGTTGTGTTTAAGATCATACCACGTCTTTGGTTCACAGAAGCAAGGATCGCACCTTGGAATTCTGTAGGTCCTTCTACTTCCACACGCATAATTGGCTCAAGGATGATAGGAGCTGCTTTCGAGAATCCTTGGCGGAACCCGTAACGAGCACCAATTTGGAAGGCCATATCAGATGAATCCACATCATGGTAAGCACCGTCATTGATCACACAACGAACTCCGATGATCGGGAATCCAATCAGGGATCCTCTTTCTAAACAAGAACGGAAACCTTTATCACAAGAGCCGATGTATTCACGAGGGATGGAACCACCCACGATTTTATCTACGAATTCGTAATCTTTTCCTTCTTCTTGTGGAATTGGTTCGATGTATCCTGCCACACGAGAGAACTGACCTTGACCACCCGTTTGTTTTTTATGAGTGTAATCAAATTCAGCAGACTTCGTGATTGTTTCACGGTAAGCCACCTGAGGAGCACCAGTCACTAGATCTACACCATACTCACGTTTCATACGTTCGATGTAAACTTCGAGGTGGAGTTCCCCCATCCCTTTGATGATGGTTTGTCCAGACTCTTTATCGATTTCTGTTTGGAAGGTAGGATCTTCCTTTGTGAAACGATTGAGAGCCTTCGCAAGGTTTGGAAGTTGTTTTGATTCTTTACATTCGATAGTAAGTGAGATTACAGGGTTTGGAACAAACATGGACTCCATAGTCACTTTTGCTTTTCCATCTGTGAAAGTATCCCCAGAGGCACAATCGATACCAAATAGAGCTACGATATCTCCTGCTTCTGCTTTTGAAATATCTTCCATATCGTTAGAGTGCATACGAACAAGACGACCAATGTTATGACGTTTGTTGTTAGACGAATTATAGATCGTCATACCTTTTTCGAGTCTACCTTGGTAAACACGAACGTAAGTTAACTGACCGTAACGACCGTCTTCTAGTTTGAATGCAAGACAAACTAATGGTTTTTCTGGATCGGATTCTAAATTGAATTCGTTTTCTTCGTTTCCGATTTCTTTTGCTTTGTTCTCAACATCATAAGGAGAAGCAAGGTAATCCGCCACACCATCAAGAAGTCTTTGAACTCCTTTGTTTTTGAAAGCAGAACCCATAAATACAGGAACAAATTTAAGTGCAAGGACACCACGGCGAATGGCTTCTTTGATACGTGCTTCTGTTGGCGCACCTTCTAACATCTCTTCAGTGAGTTCATCACTAAAAAGAGAAACTGCATCTAGAAGTGCTTCGCGTTTTTCGTTTGCTTGGGCTTTTAATTCGTCTGGGATATCAGTGATTTTGATATCTTGTCCGTTAGGACCTTCAAAGTAATAAGCTTTCATTTCCACAAGGTCAACAATCCCTTTTAGGTCGTTTTCCAAACCAATAGGAAGTTGCACTGCATGCGCATTCAGGTGGAGTTTTTCACGAAGTTGTTCAATTACACGCCAAGGGTTAGCACCTGTACGGTCTAGTTTGTTGATAAAAGCCACACGTGGAACATTATAACGTTTCATCTGACGGTCAACAGTGATGGACTGAGACTGAACACCAGCCACTCCACAAAGAACCATAATGGCAGAGTCAAGTACACGAAGGGAACGTTCTACTTCGATAGTAAAGTCAACGTGACCTGGAGTATCGATAATGTTAATGGTAATGTCTTTCCAAGTGGCATAGGTCGCCGCTGACTGGATTGTGATCCCTCTTTCTCTTTCGAGATCCATACTATCCATCGTAGCACCCACACCGTCTTTTCCACGTACTTCGTGGATGGCGTGAATTTTGTTCGTATAAAATAAGATACGTTCTGTTAGGGTTGTTTTCCCTGAGTCAATGTGTGCGGAAATCCCGATATTACGGATTCTTTCCAATTTTGGATCACGTTTGGTTGCTTGCGTCGCAGAGGTCATATTTTCCTCAAAAATAAGGTTAAAGTTGAATTGATTCTACCAAAATCTGAAATGGACTGCGTTTGTAAAGTACTTGGGATTTTTGGTCAAAAGGAAAATCCTGGAGAAAGTAGAGATTAGGGGAATATGCCACTAGCGCGCTTGAAGCGATTTTTTCGAACACTGTCCTTTGCCCGACTTGTATGTTTGGGTTTCTTTACAGCCATCCTATTTGGGTCGTTTGCCCTTTATATCTCCGAAGAGGGGGAACTTTCCTATGTGGATAGTTTTTACCTCTCCGCCTCTTCCATTTGTGTGACAGGACTTTCTCCCGTACGACTCTCTGGCCTAAATCCAGGGACACACTGGATCATGTTATTTCTCATTCAGCTAGGTGGGCTTGGTATCATTAGTTTTACTGTGATAGTCGGATTTCTCATCACCCAAGGAATTTCTCGGAACGCCCGTTTTAATGCCTTTGTCGGTGCAGCCATTGATACCCAACCCGAAACCGAATCCCTTGCTACCAATGAAGTCAATCGGATGTTACTCTCCATTATTAATATTTCCTTTTCCTTGGAAATCCTCGGAGCCATTGGATTGTATTTGCATATGCCAGATGGGGTGGAATGTGGAAATTCTCGTTGGTTCTTTTCCTTGTTTACCGCGGTTTCTTCCTTCAATAACGCCGGTTTTTCGTTAACCGATGATCTAAGTGCTTTAAAGTTTGATCCTTTTTCTTTGTACATAGTTTCAGGACTTGTGATTTTTGGTGGGATTGGATTTCCGGTGATCATCCTTTTGGAAAAGTTTCTTTTAACAGTCTTTGTGCGAATTGTTTACCGCATAGAAGTGATGGCAGAAACTCTGATGATGGAAAAAGCCTTAAAAACAGGGAATGTTCCTAGGTTTTTGTTACTTCCTGCTCAGTTCTCTGCCTTTTTGGAAAACCGGATTGAAGATTATAATAAACACCTAAGAGGAGAAACCACAAGAATCCAATCTAAACTATTGGTTTATGGTTCGTTCGCCTTGTTATTGTTTGGTTTTGTGGGGATTTACTTTTTAGAACGTTCCAATCCTCATACTTTTCATGAGTTGGCATTGGTTGATAAAATCTCAAATGCATTTTTTATGTCGGTATGTTCTAGAACAGCTGGGTTTTCTACGATGGATCTTGGGCATTTGAACGATGCCTCAGTGATTATCATTACGGTTCTTATGTTTATAGGTGGTGGCCCCCAAGGAACCGCCGGTGGTATTAAAATTACCACCTTTGTTTTGTTACTTGCTTATTTAAAAAATGTAATCCAACCATCTAAACCTGTCATGTTATTTGGTGAAACTGTCTCCAAAAATTCTGTGGCAGTTGCCATTCGAGTTTACTTCCTTGCCACAATCGCATTGGCTGTTGTTTTTATTTTTCTTGGGATCTTAGATCAAAACCAACATTCTTTGCATGTTATCTTTTTTGAACTCATTTCTTCCTTTTCTACCGTTGGGTTCACTTTGAACTTAACTTCTCAATTAGGAGACATTGAAAAGTTATTTTATGCAGCAGTTATGTATGTGGGACGAGTTGGAATCTTTACCGTTCTCATTGCTGCGACGGGCCATTCCGGAGTTCCTAAAATGGGAACTGTTGACGATGGTGTGAAAATCCAAGTAGGTTAGAATGGGGATAAAAATCGGTTTTAGTATTTTGAGGATAGGGAAGACTTGGTATTTGTGAAATTTAGCATACAAAATTTATTGTTTTCTTTTTGGAAAGCTCCTGTTTTAACCTCCGAAGAGCAGTTGTTGGAAAAACAAAAAGAGGTTCTTAAAAAAAGTTTGGCTTCCATCGAGTCAAGATTAGAGACCCTCGAAATACTGATTTCCAATGACAAATTAGAAGATACAAAACTTTTGTTTCGTTACTTAGCTTACGATTTGGTCAATTGCCAATTACAAAGAACAAACCAAAAAGAGATTTCTTTTGAGGGAAATCTCCAAGGTTTTGTGGTTCCTGAAACCAACCAAAAACGAAAGCCATTTCGTTTTTTAGAATCCTTGGGAAAGGTTTCCGAATGGAACGAAAAAGATATGGAGAGCGGTTTGTCCGCTGCCATTGATACTTTCGAGTTTTTATCTTCGGAATTAAAAAAAGAATTTAAATCGCGTTATTTTACCCCATTAGACCAATTCCTTTTGATAAGAAATGTTCGAATCGGATTGGTAAGTGCGATCGTTGCCAGTATCATTTTTGGATTTTCTTATTACCAATACAAATACCCTGTTTTTAAAGACCAATCAATCAAACTCTATACATTTACTAGCAGAGAAAATCCAAACACTAATGAATCTCTAATGGTCGCAAAACCAGTTTTGAAAAAAGACATAGGTAATTGGGTTACGTATGAATGGGAACTTCCGAAATCTATGGCCGAGTTTGGTGGGCTTCGAATTGATCCACTCGAACAACGGGGAATCCGTTTTTCTTTGGATCAAATTACAGTTTT encodes the following:
- a CDS encoding Crp/Fnr family transcriptional regulator, whose amino-acid sequence is MLEAMFGKFGKVFQPNEVLFCEYEPGNDFYLIKEGKVKITKTIGTSIKTLDVLEAGDILGEMAILEEQPRSATAIAVTEVKALNFNRANFEMLMTKNPALAMKLLHIFSFRIYDQKRRLMILLMDDIVGKVCDVFVMLYEKQYNNDVYNEIILSATVDDIANWCAQPVGEVQKVLMQYVKTGKLDLYPDKIVIHNISDFQRIVNQKRKPT
- a CDS encoding tetratricopeptide repeat protein, whose amino-acid sequence is MSGPIVRNYKGGSIVYFEKDKAEDIFVLQKGRVVLTYTNINGVELKEDVKLGEFFGVKSAIGRYPREETAQVIGAATVLVFKVPEFEKFVSDKTHLIIKMLKVFSSQLRQVHRQVREILGQGEAKNPAFELMNVAEVFYKNGNFEHAAYAFEKYLQHYPDGMYVDRARQLVDLARKKTPFPLTIQELVYKPEPGAQAGKLQEMLKTMAVPAQNASSSVDPNSILSQYDKASTLMNAGKYAESIDLFKMVSERTDSVTQEEEQFVENSLFYMGKSSFKAKDYPGAITHFSNFIKKYPKGLLLKENLYHLALATEASGEKEKAKQLFQKVTQMPPLDDSISEDAKSKLKGGK
- a CDS encoding amidohydrolase family protein; translation: MGNSVLFQSASLYRNGKLETSDLIVDGEKISAIDTNLSPNNDTVTISLKGKKVYPGFINSHDHLLASYLPKVGGTEKHQSWLSYDNLYKSSGVFAERQQVDPEILYYLGAYKNLFSGVTTVFDHIPHHVQNPFRGILPVKLISDYTLAHSIGNYSLGWGEGPALEYRMAEHAGLPFVTHLAEGVDDDSKQSLRLLEKMDALGGHSVLVHCLPFGLKEVEKILEKGASVVWCPTSNLHIFGKTTNIKLFLDMGVNVCLGTDYSASGSLHLLEELKTAKSIYFGLYGEELPESTLLKMITENPRKAFRLGNPDAMMPGLSADLLVINDDKHNAEINVSELTWKHIDLVVIDGYPIYGSEEYKSLFVHFGLETEEFSIDGKTKLVAGSPKKLLKQVSDSVGYKKSLAFLPNF
- a CDS encoding LIC_10271 family cell wall hydrolase → MRKFRYILILLGILFGSSLSPKQNPKAEIPSSYRVTKGDSWFGIARKFKISPETLAKLNGRTTSENLYEREVLRIPKGNEKLAVSQESILKEKPAFPLTQKEKVLKKYSELTYDPHKGIQFQRGNSSLVRASLPGKVVHVDYMDGYENFVILEHQNGLYSVYGNLERIQVTEGQQVNSKDRLGILSKDKGLYFQMNRQKQNLNPERILEVGI
- the fusA gene encoding elongation factor G, which produces MTSATQATKRDPKLERIRNIGISAHIDSGKTTLTERILFYTNKIHAIHEVRGKDGVGATMDSMDLERERGITIQSAATYATWKDITINIIDTPGHVDFTIEVERSLRVLDSAIMVLCGVAGVQSQSITVDRQMKRYNVPRVAFINKLDRTGANPWRVIEQLREKLHLNAHAVQLPIGLENDLKGIVDLVEMKAYYFEGPNGQDIKITDIPDELKAQANEKREALLDAVSLFSDELTEEMLEGAPTEARIKEAIRRGVLALKFVPVFMGSAFKNKGVQRLLDGVADYLASPYDVENKAKEIGNEENEFNLESDPEKPLVCLAFKLEDGRYGQLTYVRVYQGRLEKGMTIYNSSNNKRHNIGRLVRMHSNDMEDISKAEAGDIVALFGIDCASGDTFTDGKAKVTMESMFVPNPVISLTIECKESKQLPNLAKALNRFTKEDPTFQTEIDKESGQTIIKGMGELHLEVYIERMKREYGVDLVTGAPQVAYRETITKSAEFDYTHKKQTGGQGQFSRVAGYIEPIPQEEGKDYEFVDKIVGGSIPREYIGSCDKGFRSCLERGSLIGFPIIGVRCVINDGAYHDVDSSDMAFQIGARYGFRQGFSKAAPIILEPIMRVEVEGPTEFQGAILASVNQRRGMILNTTEENGYAKIEAEVPLADMFGYSTVLRSSTQGKAEFAMEFSKYAPVPRNVADELMKKYKVNNKDEE
- a CDS encoding TrkH family potassium uptake protein, producing MPLARLKRFFRTLSFARLVCLGFFTAILFGSFALYISEEGELSYVDSFYLSASSICVTGLSPVRLSGLNPGTHWIMLFLIQLGGLGIISFTVIVGFLITQGISRNARFNAFVGAAIDTQPETESLATNEVNRMLLSIINISFSLEILGAIGLYLHMPDGVECGNSRWFFSLFTAVSSFNNAGFSLTDDLSALKFDPFSLYIVSGLVIFGGIGFPVIILLEKFLLTVFVRIVYRIEVMAETLMMEKALKTGNVPRFLLLPAQFSAFLENRIEDYNKHLRGETTRIQSKLLVYGSFALLLFGFVGIYFLERSNPHTFHELALVDKISNAFFMSVCSRTAGFSTMDLGHLNDASVIIITVLMFIGGGPQGTAGGIKITTFVLLLAYLKNVIQPSKPVMLFGETVSKNSVAVAIRVYFLATIALAVVFIFLGILDQNQHSLHVIFFELISSFSTVGFTLNLTSQLGDIEKLFYAAVMYVGRVGIFTVLIAATGHSGVPKMGTVDDGVKIQVG
- a CDS encoding DUF5320 domain-containing protein is translated as MKFSIQNLLFSFWKAPVLTSEEQLLEKQKEVLKKSLASIESRLETLEILISNDKLEDTKLLFRYLAYDLVNCQLQRTNQKEISFEGNLQGFVVPETNQKRKPFRFLESLGKVSEWNEKDMESGLSAAIDTFEFLSSELKKEFKSRYFTPLDQFLLIRNVRIGLVSAIVASIIFGFSYYQYKYPVFKDQSIKLYTFTSRENPNTNESLMVAKPVLKKDIGNWVTYEWELPKSMAEFGGLRIDPLEQRGIRFSLDQITVLDSKGKEIYNKKIIVSSSLLPEDYQDFLKITDIKTAGKQIPGELVEMITTGSDPQIHFVFPTVKDAKTIKLKMKFIEAHKVKKK